The Actinomycetota bacterium genome includes a region encoding these proteins:
- a CDS encoding 2,3-bisphosphoglycerate-independent phosphoglycerate mutase, whose protein sequence is MIKNKIKRPICLIIMDGWGISEKQKGNAIYHALTANIDYYTRYYPNTKLNAAGEKVGLPEGQMGNSEVGHLNIGAGRIVVQDYTKITNAIKDGSFYENKVFKDAFQNTINNNSDLHFMGCLSDGGVHSHTDHLKALMKMAAKYGIKNFYIHAFLDGRDVFPKSAKKYIAEIQNLANRLKAGEIASLSGRYYSLDRDNKWDRTKKAFDLLVSREGEFFKDPLAAVEEYYKKGLTDEFIKPCCIETSDNEASKIKNKDSVIFFNFRPDRTRQLSSPFVIRDFNIFDRGKINPDSIYFAGMTIYDDSFACPAAFPQERLKNTLGEIIALNNLKQLRIAETDKYPHVSFFFSGGVETPFKNEDRIMIPTVPVKTYDLKPQMSAYEVTEKVIEKIYENIYDLIILNYANADMVGHSGYMDSAITAVETVDTCVGLVVNALVNTGGIALITADHGNAEEMVCSITKNVITAHTSSYVPFILCDDSVKGLRQDYENLKLGDIAPTILELAGIEKPPEMTGDSLIKK, encoded by the coding sequence ATGATAAAGAATAAGATAAAGAGACCCATCTGTCTTATCATAATGGACGGGTGGGGTATCTCAGAAAAGCAAAAGGGCAATGCGATATATCATGCCCTGACAGCTAATATAGATTATTATACAAGATATTATCCTAATACGAAACTGAATGCCGCAGGTGAAAAAGTAGGCTTGCCTGAAGGACAGATGGGAAATTCCGAAGTAGGGCATTTAAATATCGGAGCAGGCAGGATAGTTGTTCAGGATTATACAAAAATCACTAATGCCATAAAAGACGGAAGTTTTTATGAAAATAAGGTTTTTAAGGACGCATTTCAAAATACAATAAATAATAATTCTGACCTGCATTTTATGGGATGTCTGTCAGACGGAGGAGTGCACAGCCATACAGATCATCTGAAAGCTCTGATGAAAATGGCAGCAAAATATGGAATAAAAAATTTTTATATACATGCTTTTCTCGATGGAAGGGATGTTTTTCCCAAGAGTGCTAAAAAATATATAGCAGAGATACAAAATCTTGCAAACAGGCTTAAAGCAGGTGAAATAGCATCATTAAGCGGCAGATATTATTCACTTGACAGAGATAATAAGTGGGACAGGACAAAAAAAGCTTTTGATCTCCTGGTCAGCAGGGAAGGAGAATTCTTTAAAGACCCTCTTGCAGCAGTTGAAGAATACTATAAAAAGGGTCTGACGGATGAATTTATCAAGCCCTGCTGCATAGAAACTTCAGACAATGAAGCTTCAAAGATAAAAAACAAGGATTCAGTAATATTTTTCAATTTCAGGCCTGACAGAACAAGACAACTGTCAAGCCCTTTTGTAATCCGGGATTTTAATATTTTTGACAGGGGAAAAATAAATCCTGACAGTATATACTTTGCCGGAATGACTATTTATGATGATAGTTTTGCGTGTCCGGCTGCATTTCCCCAGGAAAGATTAAAAAATACTCTTGGTGAGATAATAGCTCTCAACAATTTAAAACAGCTAAGAATTGCTGAAACAGATAAATATCCGCATGTCTCATTCTTTTTTAGCGGTGGAGTTGAAACTCCTTTTAAAAACGAGGACAGGATTATGATACCGACTGTACCGGTTAAGACATATGATCTGAAGCCTCAGATGAGTGCGTATGAGGTGACGGAAAAAGTTATTGAAAAGATATATGAAAACATATACGACCTGATTATCCTTAATTACGCAAATGCAGACATGGTTGGACACTCAGGCTATATGGATTCTGCAATTACTGCGGTAGAAACAGTTGATACCTGTGTAGGACTTGTAGTAAATGCCCTTGTCAATACCGGAGGCATAGCGCTGATTACCGCTGATCATGGAAATGCAGAAGAAATGGTATGTTCTATCACAAAGAACGTGATTACGGCACATACTTCCTCTTATGTTCCTTTTATTTTATGTGATGATAGCGTAAAAGGATTGAGGCAGGATTATGAAAACCTTAAGCTTGGAGACATAGCTCCAACCATTCTGGAGCTTGCCGGAATAGAAAAACCTCCGGAAATGACAGGCGATTCCCTGATAAAAAAATAA
- a CDS encoding ABC transporter permease produces the protein MFLIKEEKNELPADNSDPDNIVEKSIIEENRLDKKYSKSSLYKDAWRRLIRNKLAMIGLAIVIMMALIAIFAPLIAPYDPTYREKTASQESPSAAHWFGTDILGRDIFSRVLYGTQISMLVGVIAVAISLAIGLFLGAISGFFSGIPDAIIMRIADIFFAFPYILGAIAIMTILGPGVLNIFIAIGILGWASVARLFRSSILSIKEKEYIEAARALGASNARIIIKHILPNSFAPLIVYSTMNVGTAIIVEAALSFLGLGVQPPTPSWGKMLSESLTYINTAPWLMFFPGLAILITVLGFVLLGDGLRDALDPKLKR, from the coding sequence ATGTTTTTGATAAAAGAAGAAAAAAACGAACTGCCTGCAGATAATTCAGATCCTGATAATATCGTTGAGAAATCAATAATTGAAGAAAACCGATTAGACAAAAAATACAGCAAGTCTTCTTTATATAAAGATGCATGGAGAAGACTTATAAGAAACAAGCTTGCCATGATAGGGCTTGCAATTGTTATTATGATGGCCCTGATAGCAATATTTGCTCCGCTTATTGCCCCTTATGATCCTACCTATAGAGAGAAAACTGCATCGCAGGAAAGTCCGAGTGCTGCGCACTGGTTTGGTACTGATATCCTGGGAAGAGATATTTTCAGCAGAGTGCTTTACGGTACCCAGATTTCAATGCTTGTCGGGGTAATAGCGGTTGCCATTTCTCTTGCAATAGGATTGTTTCTGGGAGCTATTTCAGGTTTTTTCAGCGGCATACCTGATGCTATAATTATGAGGATCGCTGATATATTTTTTGCTTTCCCTTATATTCTCGGAGCAATAGCAATAATGACCATTCTTGGACCCGGTGTTCTGAATATATTTATCGCAATAGGAATACTTGGCTGGGCTTCAGTTGCAAGACTGTTCAGGAGTTCCATATTGTCAATTAAGGAAAAAGAATATATTGAAGCGGCTCGCGCCCTTGGAGCAAGCAATGCAAGGATTATTATCAAGCATATTCTTCCGAATTCTTTTGCGCCCCTTATTGTATATTCCACTATGAATGTCGGAACTGCTATTATTGTTGAGGCTGCTTTAAGTTTTTTAGGATTGGGAGTGCAGCCGCCGACTCCTTCCTGGGGGAAGATGCTTTCAGAATCTCTGACTTATATAAACACTGCCCCATGGCTTATGTTTTTTCCCGGCCTTGCGATACTGATAACGGTACTCGGATTTGTTCTTCTTGGAGATGGTTTAAGAGATGCTCTTGATCCGAAATTAAAGAGGTAA
- a CDS encoding ABC transporter ATP-binding protein, whose translation MTNNNNILLEVKDLRTYFYTDAGVVKAVDGVSFDLKKGETLGIVGETGSGKSITALTILGLIAIPPGKIVSGNINFDGQDLLKLKQKHLQKYRGNRISMIFQDPMTSLNPVFTIGNQLMEAILAHQKISKKQAYERALELLDMVGMPDIHKRMKSYPHEFSGGMRQRAMIAMAIANSPSILIADEPTTALDVTIQAQILELVEELKSKTDSSVMLITHDLGVIAKYAERVLVMYAGKPVEFASVNDIFYKPYHPYTMGLIGSVSKLNEEQKERLKPIKGTPPSLIDLPEGCTFAPRCRFKLSSCRLSYPLSIEIEKGHFVSCFRSEEFYSGSLSRD comes from the coding sequence ATGACAAACAATAATAACATATTGCTTGAGGTAAAAGACCTGAGAACTTATTTCTACACGGATGCCGGTGTTGTGAAAGCTGTTGATGGTGTAAGCTTTGACTTAAAAAAAGGTGAAACTCTTGGAATAGTTGGCGAAACAGGTTCAGGCAAAAGCATTACGGCTCTTACAATTCTCGGACTTATTGCTATTCCGCCGGGAAAAATTGTCAGCGGAAATATTAATTTTGACGGACAGGATCTTCTGAAGCTCAAACAGAAGCATCTACAGAAATACAGGGGCAACAGGATATCAATGATATTTCAGGATCCCATGACATCGCTTAATCCTGTTTTTACAATAGGCAATCAGTTAATGGAAGCAATTCTTGCACATCAGAAAATCAGTAAAAAACAAGCTTATGAAAGAGCGCTTGAACTGCTTGATATGGTAGGAATGCCTGACATACATAAAAGAATGAAAAGTTATCCTCATGAGTTTAGCGGTGGAATGAGGCAGAGGGCAATGATAGCAATGGCAATAGCCAATTCCCCAAGCATACTTATAGCTGATGAGCCTACTACTGCTCTTGATGTTACCATACAGGCTCAGATTCTTGAACTTGTTGAGGAATTAAAAAGTAAAACCGATTCTTCAGTTATGCTGATCACTCATGATCTTGGAGTAATTGCAAAATATGCAGAAAGAGTTCTTGTCATGTATGCGGGCAAGCCGGTAGAGTTTGCCAGCGTGAATGATATTTTTTACAAACCATATCATCCCTACACAATGGGCCTGATAGGATCAGTCTCGAAACTTAATGAAGAGCAAAAGGAAAGGCTGAAACCCATAAAAGGAACACCGCCAAGCCTTATAGATCTTCCTGAAGGATGTACTTTTGCACCGAGATGCAGGTTTAAGCTGAGTTCATGCAGGCTGTCCTATCCTCTAAGCATTGAAATAGAGAAGGGTCATTTTGTCTCATGTTTCAGGTCAGAAGAATTTTATTCAGGATCTTTGTCAAGGGATTAG
- the secG gene encoding preprotein translocase subunit SecG, with amino-acid sequence MGSIWLNVVFIIHIIACLSVILLILLHSGKGGGISGLFSGMMETFDGSGIVEKNLDRVTIISCVIFGITSILLFIFQ; translated from the coding sequence ATGGGTTCTATTTGGTTGAATGTAGTATTTATAATTCATATAATTGCATGTTTGTCGGTTATTTTATTGATATTGCTGCATTCCGGAAAAGGCGGAGGAATATCGGGGCTTTTTTCCGGAATGATGGAAACTTTTGACGGTTCGGGAATAGTCGAAAAAAATCTTGACAGAGTAACGATTATAAGTTGTGTAATTTTTGGTATAACATCTATATTGCTATTTATTTTTCAATAA
- a CDS encoding peptide ABC transporter substrate-binding protein, whose translation MQKNKKLFALLTIVVVAALAASLFAGCKAATQTETTTAEAAAAETTTAEAAEEKTAETVSGEPVAGGIMRMHLNEPVSLDPPNAYESEGIQVVRQIWDGLFTYDPETLEVVPELCEKYEISDDLLTYTFYIKKGVKFHSGKELTAQDFVYSWTRVVLKDTASYLAYHLSAIEGYDAAQDGSSTELTGVKALDDYTLQVTLQYPYADFVNTLGHVVFYPVNQESIEAAGDKAGEIPDGTGPFKFVSWTHDQSIELVRNDDYYGQKAYLDGVLYVIIPEQETAFLEFQAGNLEFTEIPVGQRAATEADPALKDGTIIHPILGLYYYGMNLQAEPFKDNLALREAIIYAIDRQNICDIINEGISSPATGFVPPGIPGFQENAMDFTYDPEMAKQKLEEAGYPNGEGLETLNLGFNTGSGHEKLAEAIQADLAEIGITMEIEGFEWGTMLEKAASGEIIFFRLGWLADYPTMDNFLYSLFYSKSSDNYSEYSNPIVDELLVAARSTVDEDERIAKYREVEKTILKEAAFAPIYFYGTSRVVKTYVKGFVFDNMENYDLATVWLEQ comes from the coding sequence ATGCAAAAAAATAAAAAACTATTTGCATTGCTTACTATTGTAGTTGTAGCTGCTTTGGCAGCTTCTTTGTTTGCCGGTTGCAAGGCTGCAACCCAGACAGAAACTACAACAGCGGAAGCTGCAGCGGCGGAAACTACAACAGCGGAAGCTGCTGAAGAAAAAACAGCAGAAACAGTATCCGGAGAACCGGTAGCTGGCGGAATAATGAGAATGCACCTTAATGAACCGGTTTCTCTTGATCCGCCTAATGCATATGAAAGCGAAGGAATCCAGGTAGTCCGACAGATATGGGACGGATTGTTTACCTACGATCCTGAAACACTTGAAGTAGTACCTGAACTTTGTGAGAAATATGAGATTAGCGATGATCTGCTGACTTATACATTCTATATAAAGAAAGGTGTCAAGTTCCATAGCGGCAAAGAACTGACTGCGCAAGATTTCGTTTATTCCTGGACAAGAGTTGTTCTTAAAGACACTGCTTCATACCTGGCTTATCATTTGTCTGCAATTGAAGGTTATGATGCAGCTCAGGACGGCAGCTCAACGGAACTGACCGGAGTAAAGGCGCTTGACGATTACACTCTTCAGGTTACTCTTCAGTATCCTTATGCTGACTTTGTAAATACATTGGGACACGTTGTATTTTATCCTGTTAATCAGGAAAGTATAGAAGCGGCCGGCGACAAAGCTGGCGAAATACCGGATGGTACAGGTCCGTTTAAATTCGTTTCCTGGACACACGACCAGTCAATAGAACTTGTAAGAAATGACGATTATTACGGTCAGAAAGCTTATCTTGATGGCGTATTATATGTAATAATTCCTGAACAGGAAACTGCATTTCTGGAGTTTCAGGCCGGAAATCTTGAATTCACTGAAATACCTGTAGGGCAGAGAGCTGCTACGGAAGCTGATCCGGCTTTAAAAGATGGCACAATAATTCATCCGATACTCGGACTTTATTATTATGGCATGAATCTTCAGGCAGAGCCATTTAAAGATAATCTTGCATTAAGAGAAGCTATAATATATGCAATTGACAGGCAAAATATCTGCGACATTATCAATGAAGGAATATCAAGCCCTGCAACAGGATTTGTTCCTCCGGGAATCCCCGGATTCCAGGAAAATGCCATGGATTTCACATATGATCCTGAAATGGCAAAACAGAAGCTCGAAGAGGCAGGATATCCCAATGGTGAAGGTCTTGAAACTTTAAATCTTGGTTTTAATACAGGTTCAGGCCATGAAAAATTAGCAGAAGCTATTCAGGCAGATCTTGCTGAAATAGGCATTACAATGGAAATTGAAGGATTTGAGTGGGGGACAATGCTTGAAAAAGCAGCCAGCGGTGAAATAATATTCTTCAGACTGGGTTGGCTTGCCGACTATCCTACAATGGATAATTTCCTTTATTCATTATTCTACTCAAAATCATCTGATAACTATTCAGAGTATAGTAATCCTATTGTAGACGAATTGCTTGTTGCGGCAAGAAGTACTGTTGATGAGGATGAAAGAATAGCCAAATACCGTGAGGTTGAAAAGACTATTCTTAAGGAAGCGGCTTTTGCACCTATTTACTTCTATGGCACAAGCAGAGTAGTAAAGACTTATGTAAAAGGATTCGTATTTGACAACATGGAAAATTATGATCTTGCCACTGTTTGGCTGGAACAATAA